A region from the Triticum aestivum cultivar Chinese Spring chromosome 3D, IWGSC CS RefSeq v2.1, whole genome shotgun sequence genome encodes:
- the LOC123077168 gene encoding probable folate-biopterin transporter 8, chloroplastic: MLCLSPRAPCLPGPHAKAPPSAGAGDNAHRLTLRAAPRRWRLARHRGCSAAAPVPVPAPRTTAERWGSLREMRRVWWVCGAGYWVQGFRCFPWLALNFHLTRGLGLSPVALQLVQNAGSLPLVAKPLFGVLSDAVYIGREHRLPYISIGALLQLTAWGTLAIMPVTGDTFPTHMICILIGNLGASVTEVVSDAVVTEFSRTQRTGVLQSYAFIGLAAGALLGNLSGGYVLLRTQEPKIMFTAFSVLLGLQLALSIGTKETLPSSHGNSRSLLVKSSLWANLRKQFSNLMTAVREERIFYPLAWIMTSFAVVPVLSGTMFCFQTQHLKLDSSIIGLSKVMGQVMVVSLTVLYNRYLKRIPLRRLVCGVQIMYAFAVLSELILVKQVNLMLGIPNEVYVLCFSALAEAIAQFKVLPFSILLSSLCPPGCEGSLFAFFTSGLVFSAILSGVFGVGLSALIGLSSGGYSSLPLGILLQSLAALLPLAWLSFVPENWTADGKIVKQR; the protein is encoded by the exons ATGCTCTGCCTCTCGCCGCGCGCGCCGTGCCTCCCCGGTCCACACGCAAAGGCCCCgccctccgccggcgccggcgacaATGCCCACCGCCTGACGCTCCGCGCGGCGCCGCGGCGATGGCGGCTCGCGAGGCACCGCGGCTGCTcggccgccgcgcccgtgcccgtgccggcgccgCGGACGACCGCGGAGCGGTGGGGGTCCCTGCGGGAGATGCGGCGGGTGTGGTGGGTGTGCGGGGCCGGGTACTGGGTGCAGGGGTTCCGGTGCTTCCCGTGGCTGGCGCTCAACTTCCACCTCACCCGCGGGCTCGGGCTCAGCCCCGTCGCGCTGCAGCTGGTGCAGAACGCCGGCAGCCTCCCGCTGGTCGCCAAGCCGCTCTTCGGCGTCCTCTCCGACGCCGTCTACATCGGCCGCGAGCACCGCCTCCCCTACATCTCCATCGGAG CATTACTACAGCTTACTGCTTGGGGAACACTTGCGATCATGCCAGTTACGGGCGACACATTTCCAACTCACATGATATGCATTCTGATTGGAAATCTTGGAGCATCCGTGACGGAAGTTGTAAGCGATGCGGTTGTCACGGAGTTCAGCAGAACACAGAGGACCGGCGTACTACAGTCTTATGCATTCATAGGTCTGGCAGCTGGAGCCCTCCTAGGAAACTTGTCGGGTGGATACGTTCTGTTGAGAACGCAGGAACCAAAGATTATGTTCACAGCATTCTCTGTCCTCCTTGGCCTCCAACTAGCACTCTCCATAGGCACAAAGGAAACACTGCCAAGCTCCCATGGAAACTCCAGAAGCCTTCTTGTCAAAAGCTCTTTGTGGGCCAATCTTCGCAAGCAATTCTCAAACCTGATGACAGCGGTCCGCGAGGAAAGGATATTCTACCCACTTGCATGGATCATGACCTCGTTTGCTGTCGTGCCTGTTCTCTCTGGAACCATGTTCtgctttcaaacacagcatctgaAGCTCGATTCATCGATCATCGGTCTTTCCAAGGTCATGGGACAGGTCATGGTCGTCTCTCTAACCGTCCTCTACAACCGCTATCTCAAAAGGATTCCCTTGAGGCGACTCGTGTGCGGAGTTCAGATAATGTATGCTTTCGCGGTGCTGTCGGAACTGATCCTGGTGAAGCAAGTGAACCTTATGTTGGGGATACCAAATGAGGTATATGTGCTTTGTTTCTCGGCTCTCGCCGAAGCGATCGCGCAGTTCAAGGTCCTGCCGTTCTCGATCTTGTTGTCAAGCCTCTGCCCCCCTGGCTGCGAAGGTTCGCTCTTCGCCTTCTTCACCTCTGGATTGGTCTTTTCGGCAATTCTAAGTGGTGTGTTTGGGGTTGGACTGTCTGCCCTGATTGGGCTGTCCTCTGGGGGCTACTCAAGCTTGCCTCTGGGTATTCTGCTGCAAAGTTTGGCCGCATTGTTACCTTTGGCGTGGCTGTCTTTTGTGCCTGAAAACTGGACTGCCGACGGGAAGATTGTAAAGCAAAGATAA